Proteins encoded by one window of Roseibium sp. Sym1:
- a CDS encoding acetylornithine deacetylase/succinyl-diaminopimelate desuccinylase family protein codes for MPLADDLIREIDMRRDDLVALTQDLLRIPTLNPPGENYREICDYLQKRLAASGFDVELIRAHGTPGDSDRYPRWNIVARRDGDRPGECVHFNSHIDVVDVGHGWTKDPFGGELIDGKIYGRGACDMKGGLAASIVAAEAFLAVCPDFSGAIEISGTADEESGGYGGVAYLAGKGYFSPERVQHVIIPEPLNKDRICLGHRGVWWAEVETYGEIAHGSMPFLGDCAVRHMGAVIDEMEESLFPALAQKRTDMPVVPEGARQSTLNINSIHGGQSEGDADFTGLPSPCVPDSCRMVIDRRFLLEENIDEVQAEVMDVLKTVEGRREKFRYDVRELHRVLPTMTEKDAPVVTTVAKAIRETMGRDAEYVVSPGTYDQKHIDRIGKLKNCIAYGPGILDLAHKPDEYVGVDDMLDSAKVMGRSLIDLLAEDENQPTEKGGSHELA; via the coding sequence ATGCCGCTTGCAGACGACCTGATCCGGGAAATTGACATGAGGCGTGACGACCTGGTCGCGCTGACCCAGGATCTCCTGCGCATTCCGACATTGAACCCGCCCGGCGAGAACTACCGCGAGATCTGCGACTACCTGCAGAAACGCCTGGCGGCGTCCGGTTTTGACGTGGAACTGATCCGCGCGCACGGCACGCCCGGAGACAGTGACCGCTATCCGCGCTGGAACATCGTTGCGCGCCGGGACGGCGACAGGCCCGGCGAGTGCGTTCATTTCAACAGCCATATCGACGTGGTCGATGTCGGCCATGGCTGGACGAAGGACCCGTTCGGCGGTGAACTGATCGACGGCAAGATCTATGGCCGCGGGGCCTGCGACATGAAGGGTGGCCTGGCCGCCAGCATCGTCGCGGCCGAGGCTTTTCTGGCCGTGTGCCCGGACTTCTCCGGTGCCATCGAGATCAGCGGCACGGCGGATGAGGAATCGGGTGGATATGGCGGCGTCGCCTATCTCGCCGGCAAGGGCTATTTCAGCCCGGAGCGTGTCCAGCATGTCATCATTCCCGAGCCGCTCAACAAGGACCGGATCTGCCTCGGTCACCGCGGTGTCTGGTGGGCCGAAGTCGAGACCTACGGCGAGATCGCCCATGGCTCCATGCCGTTTCTGGGTGACTGTGCCGTCCGTCATATGGGCGCGGTGATCGACGAGATGGAAGAGAGCCTCTTTCCCGCCCTGGCGCAAAAGCGCACGGACATGCCGGTGGTGCCGGAAGGCGCGCGCCAGTCGACCCTGAACATCAATTCCATCCATGGCGGCCAGTCGGAAGGCGATGCCGATTTCACCGGCCTGCCCAGTCCCTGCGTGCCCGACAGCTGCCGCATGGTGATCGACCGACGCTTCCTGCTGGAGGAAAATATCGACGAGGTCCAAGCCGAAGTGATGGACGTGTTGAAGACGGTTGAGGGCCGGCGAGAAAAATTCCGCTACGATGTCCGCGAACTCCATCGGGTGCTGCCGACCATGACGGAAAAGGACGCGCCGGTGGTCACGACTGTTGCGAAAGCCATCCGCGAGACCATGGGCAGGGACGCGGAATATGTGGTCAGCCCCGGCACCTACGACCAGAAGCATATCGACCGCATCGGCAAACTGAAAAATTGTATCGCCTATGGCCCGGGCATTCTGGATCTGGCACACAAACCGGACGAATATGTCGGCGTGGACGACATGCTCGACTCGGCGAAGGTGATGGGCCGCTCGCTGATAGATCTTCTGGCTGAAGACGAAAATCAGCCGACAGAAAAAGGGGGAAGTCATGAGCTTGCGTAA
- a CDS encoding ABC transporter substrate-binding protein: protein MSLRKIGLGVISALALTASMGLAHAKGDIVVAMQLEPPHLDPTSAAAGAIDSVLYSNVFEGLTRFGPDGSVNPGLAESWEISEDGKTYTFKLHEGVKFHDGTDMTAEDVKFSLDRARADDSQNAQKALFAGIDSVEAVDPLTVKVTLKEPNGSFLFNMAWGDAVIVAPESVGDIKSKPIGTGAFQFADWVQGDRIDLEKNADYWGEPAKLDKVTFKFISDPTAAFAAVMAEDVNAFVGFPAPENLPQFEADPRFQVLVGSTEGETILSTNNKLPPLDNIKVREAIAHAIDRQAIIDGAMFGYGTPIGTHFAPHNPDYVDLTSLSQYDPELSKKLLAEAGFPDGFTTTLKLPPPSYARRGGEIIAAQLRAVGIETEITNLEWAQWLEQVFKGKDFGLTIVSHTEPMDIGIYARPDYYFQYDNADFQKLIEALTVENDPAKRSALLKDAQEIISNDYVNGYLFQLAFPTVANAKIKGLWKNQPTQATDLTAVYWED from the coding sequence ATGAGCTTGCGTAAGATCGGACTGGGAGTGATAAGTGCCTTGGCGCTGACCGCGAGCATGGGGCTCGCCCATGCCAAGGGCGATATCGTTGTCGCCATGCAGCTCGAGCCGCCGCATCTGGACCCGACCAGTGCCGCGGCCGGGGCCATCGATTCCGTGCTTTATTCCAATGTTTTCGAGGGCCTGACCCGCTTCGGGCCGGACGGTTCGGTCAATCCGGGCCTTGCCGAAAGCTGGGAGATCTCCGAGGACGGCAAGACCTATACGTTCAAGCTGCATGAGGGCGTCAAGTTCCACGACGGCACCGACATGACTGCCGAGGACGTCAAGTTCAGCCTGGACCGTGCCCGTGCCGATGACAGCCAGAACGCCCAGAAGGCGCTGTTTGCCGGCATCGACAGCGTCGAGGCAGTCGATCCGCTGACCGTCAAGGTGACCCTGAAAGAGCCGAATGGCAGCTTCCTGTTCAACATGGCCTGGGGCGACGCGGTCATTGTCGCGCCGGAGAGCGTCGGCGACATCAAGTCGAAGCCGATCGGCACCGGTGCCTTCCAGTTTGCCGACTGGGTCCAGGGCGACCGGATCGACCTGGAAAAGAACGCCGACTACTGGGGCGAGCCTGCAAAGCTCGACAAGGTCACCTTCAAGTTCATTTCCGATCCGACCGCGGCCTTTGCGGCGGTGATGGCCGAGGACGTCAATGCCTTTGTCGGTTTCCCGGCACCGGAAAACCTGCCGCAATTCGAGGCCGATCCGCGCTTCCAGGTGCTGGTCGGGTCGACGGAAGGCGAGACGATCCTGTCGACCAACAACAAGCTGCCGCCGCTCGACAACATCAAGGTGCGCGAAGCGATTGCCCATGCCATCGACCGGCAGGCGATCATCGACGGCGCCATGTTCGGCTACGGCACACCGATCGGCACCCATTTCGCGCCGCATAACCCGGACTATGTCGATCTGACTTCCTTGAGCCAGTACGACCCGGAACTGTCGAAGAAACTGCTTGCCGAGGCCGGGTTCCCGGACGGTTTCACCACCACATTGAAGCTGCCGCCGCCGTCCTATGCCCGCCGGGGCGGCGAGATCATCGCCGCGCAGCTGCGCGCCGTCGGCATCGAGACGGAGATCACCAACCTGGAATGGGCGCAGTGGCTGGAGCAGGTGTTCAAGGGCAAGGATTTCGGCCTGACCATCGTCAGCCACACCGAACCGATGGACATCGGCATCTATGCCCGACCGGACTACTATTTCCAGTATGACAATGCGGACTTCCAGAAGCTGATCGAGGCCCTGACCGTTGAAAACGATCCGGCAAAACGCTCGGCGCTTTTGAAGGACGCGCAGGAGATCATCTCCAACGACTATGTCAACGGCTACCTGTTCCAGCTTGCCTTCCCGACCGTTGCCAACGCCAAGATCAAGGGGCTCTGGAAGAACCAGCCGACCCAGGCGACGGACCTGACGGCCGTCTACTGGGAAGACTGA
- a CDS encoding sugar ABC transporter ATP-binding protein, whose amino-acid sequence MTSLVKMTGIEKRFPGVHALKNVSFELNSGEVHALMGENGAGKSTLMKILSGIYPKDGGELLVAGKDVVLDSPRAAQDLGIGIIHQELSLMNDLTVAQNIFIGREPRKRFGRLDEAALNAQAVEIFRSMNLTMNPKTVVGDLTIARQQMVEIAKALSYRSKVLIMDEPTAALNDAEIAELFTIIRRLKVDGVGIIYISHKMDELKQIADRVTVMRDGAYVGTVGAAETPVSKIISMMVGREVTNEPVAVPDLSHAETVLEVRGLNRGKEIRDVSFEVKKGEILGFAGLMGAGRTEVARAIFGADPRDGGEIRVHGKPCSIAKPSDAVKAGIGYLSEDRKHFGLATGMDVRTNIALASLDRFSSRMGVLRDEDMRKTAQDYIGKLEIRTPSDRQEVRLLSGGNQQKVVIAKWLYRDCDILIFDEPTRGIDVGAKSEIYKLLKNLAAEGRAVIVISSELPEVMRLSHRIAVMCEGRLTGILPGGEETSQEDIMHLATLRAPSMQPEGYQQ is encoded by the coding sequence ATGACAAGTCTGGTCAAGATGACGGGGATCGAGAAACGGTTTCCCGGTGTCCATGCCCTCAAGAATGTCAGCTTTGAGCTGAACAGCGGCGAAGTCCATGCGCTGATGGGCGAGAACGGCGCCGGCAAGTCGACCCTGATGAAGATCCTGTCCGGCATCTATCCCAAGGACGGCGGCGAACTGCTGGTCGCAGGCAAGGACGTTGTCCTGGACAGCCCGCGCGCGGCACAGGATCTCGGCATCGGCATCATTCACCAGGAACTCAGCCTGATGAACGACCTGACGGTGGCGCAGAACATCTTCATTGGCCGCGAACCGCGCAAGCGCTTCGGCCGTCTGGACGAGGCCGCCTTGAACGCGCAGGCGGTCGAGATCTTCCGGTCCATGAACCTGACCATGAACCCGAAGACGGTGGTCGGCGACCTGACCATCGCCCGCCAGCAGATGGTGGAAATCGCCAAGGCGCTGTCCTACCGCTCGAAGGTCCTGATCATGGACGAGCCGACCGCGGCGCTGAACGATGCCGAGATCGCCGAGCTGTTCACCATCATCCGGCGCCTCAAGGTCGACGGCGTCGGCATCATCTACATCAGCCACAAGATGGATGAATTGAAGCAGATCGCCGACCGGGTGACCGTGATGCGCGACGGCGCCTATGTCGGCACGGTCGGCGCGGCAGAAACCCCGGTTTCCAAGATCATTTCCATGATGGTCGGGCGGGAGGTCACCAACGAACCGGTCGCCGTGCCCGATCTGTCGCATGCCGAGACGGTCCTCGAAGTGCGCGGTCTCAATCGCGGCAAGGAAATCCGCGATGTCAGCTTTGAAGTGAAGAAAGGCGAAATCCTCGGGTTTGCCGGCCTTATGGGCGCGGGACGGACCGAAGTTGCGCGCGCTATCTTCGGGGCGGACCCGCGCGACGGCGGAGAGATCCGGGTACACGGCAAGCCCTGCAGCATTGCCAAGCCGTCCGACGCGGTGAAGGCGGGCATCGGCTACCTTTCAGAAGACCGCAAGCATTTCGGCCTCGCGACGGGCATGGACGTGCGCACCAACATCGCGCTTGCCAGTCTCGACCGGTTCTCCAGCCGGATGGGTGTCTTGCGGGACGAGGACATGCGCAAGACCGCGCAGGACTATATCGGCAAGCTGGAGATCCGCACGCCGTCGGACCGGCAGGAAGTCCGGCTCCTGTCCGGCGGCAACCAGCAGAAGGTCGTCATCGCCAAGTGGCTCTACCGGGACTGCGACATTCTCATCTTCGACGAACCGACACGCGGCATCGATGTCGGTGCCAAGTCGGAAATCTACAAGCTTCTGAAGAACCTGGCCGCTGAGGGCAGGGCGGTGATCGTGATCTCGTCGGAACTGCCGGAAGTCATGCGCCTCAGCCATCGCATCGCCGTCATGTGCGAGGGCCGGCTGACCGGCATCCTGCCCGGCGGCGAAGAGACCTCCCAGGAAGACATCATGCATCTCGCGACACTCAGGGCCCCATCCATGCAGCCAGAGGGATACCAGCAATGA
- a CDS encoding PAS and helix-turn-helix domain-containing protein gives MHDLDQLAFDHAPMGLALTEDRIIRTCNGTFAEMFGYRKEDLIGQSFRRLYGTDQEFHQIRDIGLEPLRRSLPYTDERLMQRADGSRIWCRFRARTLTPEAPLRRIVLSFALIDNASAGPKLTPREREVLLLLSKGQTSKEMGRVLGLSPRTVEDVRARLLKKFQVKSVAVLLARLSGHQAGKGGR, from the coding sequence ATGCACGATCTCGATCAGCTCGCCTTCGATCACGCCCCCATGGGCCTTGCGCTCACCGAGGACCGGATCATCCGCACCTGCAACGGCACCTTTGCCGAGATGTTCGGCTACCGGAAGGAGGACCTGATCGGCCAGAGTTTCCGCCGGCTCTACGGCACCGACCAGGAATTCCACCAGATCCGCGATATCGGCCTTGAACCCCTGCGCCGGTCCCTGCCCTATACGGACGAGCGCCTGATGCAACGCGCCGACGGCTCCCGGATCTGGTGCCGGTTCCGGGCCCGCACGCTGACACCCGAAGCGCCGCTCAGGCGCATCGTGCTGAGCTTTGCCCTGATCGACAATGCCAGCGCCGGTCCGAAACTCACCCCGCGCGAGCGCGAGGTTCTCCTGCTGCTGTCCAAGGGCCAGACCAGCAAAGAAATGGGCCGCGTTCTCGGCCTGTCACCGCGCACGGTCGAGGACGTCCGCGCGCGGCTCTTGAAGAAGTTTCAGGTGAAAAGCGTCGCGGTGCTTCTGGCGCGGCTGTCCGGGCATCAGGCGGGCAAAGGGGGGCGGTAA
- a CDS encoding fumarylacetoacetate hydrolase family protein: MKLLRFGAPGQEKPGVLDADNRVRDLSSVIPDVAGDALLPETMERLRGLDIAGLPLVDGVPQQDLRLGPCVGAIGKFICIGLNYADHAAESGMDVPPEPVVFNKWTSAIVGPDDDVKIPRGSEKTDWEVELGVVIGKGGAYIDEADAMDHVAGFCVVNDVSEREFQIERSGTWDKGKGCDTFGPTGPWLVTPDEVGNFDDLGMWLEVDGKRYQNGSTKTMVYRVPFLISYLSRFMSLQPGDVISTGTPPGVGMGCKPPVYLEGGEVMKLGIDKLGVQTQKVTKA; the protein is encoded by the coding sequence ATGAAATTGCTGAGATTTGGTGCCCCGGGACAGGAAAAGCCCGGTGTTCTCGATGCCGACAACAGGGTGCGCGACCTGTCTTCCGTTATCCCTGACGTAGCGGGTGACGCGCTTTTGCCGGAGACCATGGAGCGGCTGCGCGGGCTGGACATCGCCGGGCTTCCGCTCGTCGACGGTGTGCCGCAGCAGGACCTGCGTCTCGGCCCGTGTGTCGGTGCCATCGGCAAGTTCATCTGCATCGGCCTCAACTACGCGGACCACGCCGCGGAATCCGGCATGGACGTACCGCCCGAACCCGTCGTCTTCAACAAGTGGACCTCTGCCATTGTCGGTCCGGACGACGATGTGAAGATCCCGCGCGGCTCTGAAAAGACCGACTGGGAAGTCGAGCTTGGCGTCGTGATCGGCAAGGGTGGCGCCTATATCGACGAAGCCGATGCGATGGACCATGTCGCCGGCTTCTGCGTCGTCAATGATGTCTCCGAACGTGAATTCCAGATCGAACGCTCCGGCACATGGGACAAGGGCAAGGGCTGCGACACCTTCGGTCCGACCGGACCCTGGCTGGTGACGCCGGACGAGGTCGGCAACTTCGACGATCTCGGCATGTGGCTGGAAGTCGACGGCAAGCGCTACCAGAACGGATCCACCAAGACGATGGTCTACCGGGTCCCGTTCCTGATTTCCTATCTCAGCCGCTTCATGAGCCTGCAGCCGGGCGATGTCATCTCCACCGGCACCCCTCCCGGCGTCGGCATGGGCTGCAAGCCGCCGGTTTATCTGGAGGGCGGCGAGGTCATGAAACTGGGCATCGACAAGCTGGGTGTTCAGACCCAGAAGGTGACGAAAGCCTGA
- a CDS encoding ABC transporter substrate-binding protein, with protein MLNRRTLIGAASAVALMLSGNIANAQETYIPLISKGFQHQFWQAVKAGADQAAEEFGVAITFEGPDNETMVDRQIDMLAAALAKNPTAIGFAALDSQAAIPLLRQAQENGIPVIAFDSGVDSDIPVTTASTDNVAAAALAADKMAELIGGAGKVAIIAHDQTSRTGIDRVDGFANQIKDKHPDIEVVTVQYGGGDHLKSTELTKAILTANPDLKGIFGANEGSALGVVNGVTEMGKSDIVIIGYDSGKAQKDAIRNGVMAGAITQNPVGIGYETVKAALEASQGKEVPGHIDTGFYYYDKSNIDDPKIAAVLYD; from the coding sequence ATGCTGAACAGACGTACCCTCATCGGAGCCGCCAGCGCAGTCGCGCTGATGCTGTCCGGGAACATCGCCAATGCCCAGGAAACCTACATTCCGCTGATTTCCAAGGGCTTCCAGCACCAGTTCTGGCAGGCCGTGAAGGCCGGTGCCGACCAGGCAGCCGAAGAATTCGGCGTGGCCATCACCTTCGAGGGCCCGGACAACGAGACCATGGTCGACCGCCAGATCGACATGCTCGCCGCCGCCCTTGCCAAGAACCCGACCGCGATCGGCTTTGCCGCGCTGGACAGCCAGGCCGCGATCCCACTCTTGAGGCAGGCCCAGGAAAACGGCATTCCGGTGATTGCCTTCGACAGCGGCGTCGACAGCGACATCCCGGTGACCACCGCGTCCACCGACAACGTCGCCGCCGCGGCGCTTGCGGCCGACAAGATGGCTGAACTCATCGGCGGTGCCGGCAAGGTTGCCATCATCGCCCATGACCAGACCAGCCGCACCGGCATCGACCGCGTTGACGGTTTTGCCAATCAGATCAAGGACAAGCACCCGGACATTGAAGTTGTGACCGTGCAGTATGGCGGCGGTGATCACCTGAAGTCGACGGAACTCACCAAGGCGATCCTGACGGCCAATCCGGACCTGAAAGGCATCTTCGGTGCCAACGAAGGCTCGGCCCTGGGTGTTGTCAACGGCGTCACCGAAATGGGCAAGTCCGACATCGTCATCATCGGCTATGACAGCGGCAAGGCGCAGAAGGACGCGATCCGCAACGGCGTGATGGCCGGCGCGATCACCCAGAACCCGGTCGGCATCGGCTACGAGACCGTCAAGGCGGCGCTCGAAGCGTCCCAGGGCAAGGAGGTTCCGGGCCATATCGACACCGGCTTCTACTACTACGACAAATCCAACATTGACGACCCGAAGATCGCTGCTGTCTTGTACGACTGA
- a CDS encoding ABC transporter permease, with protein MLHYFLKRLLSLGLSLVAASVVIFLALEVVPGDPAAYMLGLNAQEDTLNALRQELGLNGSVLERYLSWAGGLLTGDFGTSYTYRTPVAGMIGDRLWVSLPLALYALTLSTLIAFPAGIWAASRRGSAVDAGVMGVTQLGVAIPNFWFAMLMVLVFAINLRWFSAGGFPGWDAGFFPAMKALTLPAIALALPQASILTRVMRSSLLDTLSEDFIRTARAKGLSRGQALWRHAVRNALIPVLTILGLQFSFLLAGAIIIENVFFLPGLGRLVFQSISARDLIVVESVVMLLVFAVILVNFAVDMAYAWVDPRLRRRR; from the coding sequence ATGCTGCACTATTTCCTGAAACGCCTGTTGTCCCTGGGGCTGAGCCTCGTGGCCGCCTCGGTGGTGATCTTCCTGGCGCTGGAAGTCGTGCCGGGCGACCCGGCGGCCTATATGCTCGGCCTCAACGCCCAGGAAGACACGCTCAATGCCCTACGGCAGGAACTCGGCCTGAACGGTTCGGTGCTTGAACGCTACCTGTCCTGGGCGGGCGGCCTGCTGACCGGCGATTTCGGCACCTCCTACACCTACCGCACGCCCGTGGCCGGCATGATCGGCGACCGGCTCTGGGTGTCCCTGCCGTTGGCGCTTTACGCGCTCACCCTGAGCACGCTGATCGCATTCCCGGCCGGGATCTGGGCGGCTTCCCGGCGCGGTTCCGCCGTTGATGCCGGTGTCATGGGGGTAACGCAGCTCGGCGTCGCCATTCCGAATTTCTGGTTCGCCATGCTGATGGTGCTGGTGTTCGCCATCAATCTGCGCTGGTTCTCCGCCGGCGGATTCCCGGGCTGGGATGCCGGTTTCTTCCCGGCCATGAAGGCGCTGACCCTGCCGGCCATCGCGCTTGCGTTGCCGCAGGCGAGCATCCTGACCAGGGTGATGCGCTCCAGCCTTCTCGACACGCTCAGCGAGGATTTCATCCGCACCGCCCGTGCCAAGGGACTGAGCAGGGGCCAGGCGCTCTGGCGGCACGCGGTCCGCAACGCCCTGATCCCGGTGCTGACGATTCTGGGCCTGCAGTTCTCGTTTCTGCTGGCCGGTGCCATCATCATCGAGAATGTCTTTTTCCTGCCGGGCCTTGGCCGGCTGGTGTTCCAGTCAATCAGCGCGCGCGATCTGATCGTGGTCGAGAGTGTCGTGATGCTGCTGGTCTTCGCGGTGATCCTGGTCAATTTCGCGGTCGACATGGCCTATGCCTGGGTGGATCCGCGCCTGAGGAGACGCCGCTGA
- a CDS encoding ABC transporter permease, whose amino-acid sequence MSVLLSSRTLLPGLILTLVFAGAALISLVWVPYDITVLDIANRMKGPGWAHPFGTDQFGRDILSMIMEGARTSIAVALVAVGIGMVIGVPFGLAAAARKGGLVDEVIMRGNDLVFAFPSLLIAVMITAVFGASALNAIIAIGIFNIPVFARLTRGAALSLWSRDYILAARVAGKGPARISLEHILPNVANLLIVQGTIQFSLGILAEAGLSYVGLGAQPPIASWGRMLADSQTMISLAPHLALFPGLAILLTVLGLNLLGDGLRDVLDPKLRRARA is encoded by the coding sequence ATGAGTGTTCTCCTTTCCAGCCGAACGCTTTTGCCCGGCCTGATCCTGACGCTTGTCTTTGCCGGTGCCGCGCTGATCAGCCTCGTCTGGGTGCCCTACGACATCACCGTGCTGGACATCGCGAACCGCATGAAAGGTCCAGGCTGGGCCCATCCTTTCGGCACGGACCAGTTCGGCCGGGATATCCTCAGCATGATCATGGAAGGCGCGCGAACCTCCATTGCCGTTGCGTTGGTCGCTGTCGGCATCGGCATGGTCATCGGCGTGCCGTTCGGCCTGGCTGCGGCCGCCAGGAAGGGGGGGCTCGTGGACGAGGTGATCATGCGCGGCAACGATCTCGTCTTTGCCTTTCCGAGCCTGCTGATTGCCGTGATGATCACCGCCGTCTTCGGCGCGTCGGCGCTGAATGCCATCATCGCCATCGGCATTTTCAACATTCCGGTCTTCGCGCGCCTGACGCGCGGCGCGGCGCTGTCGCTGTGGAGCCGGGACTACATCCTGGCGGCGCGGGTGGCTGGCAAGGGGCCGGCGCGGATCTCGCTGGAACACATCCTGCCCAATGTCGCCAACCTGCTGATCGTCCAGGGCACCATCCAGTTTTCGCTCGGCATTCTCGCCGAGGCGGGCTTGAGCTATGTCGGGCTCGGCGCGCAGCCGCCGATTGCCAGCTGGGGGCGCATGCTGGCAGACAGCCAGACGATGATATCGCTCGCGCCCCATCTCGCGCTCTTCCCGGGCCTCGCCATCCTGCTGACCGTACTCGGCCTCAACCTGCTCGGCGACGGATTGCGGGACGTGCTCGACCCGAAACTCAGGAGGGCGCGCGCATGA
- a CDS encoding ABC transporter permease, giving the protein MTAVNTTSSPSLVGRLVEAGAHQKLLAFASLILLLIGFSIASPNFMQTSNMIAILQATSVNGVLAVAATLVIITGGIDLSVGTLMTFCAVIAGVVLTNLGMPLPLGVIAAIATGAFCGLCSGTFVAKMKIPPFIATLGMMLILKGLSLVISGTRPIYFNDTPGFDQISRGSLIGDIIPALPIPNGVLILFLVAGAAAYILGRTVLGRYTFALGSNEEAVRLSGVNTDFWKMSVYALAGSICGIAGILIASRLNSAQPALGLGYELEAIAAVVIGGTSLSGGRGTVLGTLIGALIMAVLTNGLRVLSVAQEWQTVVTGAIIILAVYADMVRKRKA; this is encoded by the coding sequence ATGACCGCCGTGAACACCACCTCGAGCCCGTCGCTCGTTGGCCGTCTGGTCGAAGCCGGCGCGCACCAGAAACTGCTCGCCTTTGCCAGCCTGATCCTGCTGCTGATCGGGTTCTCGATCGCCTCGCCGAATTTCATGCAGACCTCGAACATGATCGCGATCCTGCAGGCGACCTCGGTCAACGGGGTGCTGGCCGTCGCGGCCACGCTGGTGATCATCACCGGCGGCATCGACCTGTCGGTCGGCACGCTGATGACCTTCTGCGCGGTGATCGCCGGTGTGGTCCTGACCAATCTCGGCATGCCTTTGCCATTGGGCGTCATCGCGGCGATTGCGACCGGCGCCTTCTGCGGCCTGTGCTCTGGAACCTTCGTTGCCAAGATGAAGATCCCGCCCTTCATCGCCACCCTCGGCATGATGCTGATCCTGAAGGGGCTGTCGCTGGTGATTTCCGGCACGCGGCCGATCTATTTCAACGACACGCCCGGCTTCGACCAGATTTCCCGAGGCTCGCTGATCGGCGACATCATTCCGGCGCTGCCGATCCCGAACGGCGTGCTGATCCTGTTCCTGGTCGCGGGCGCCGCCGCCTATATTCTGGGCCGCACGGTGCTGGGCCGCTACACGTTTGCCCTTGGATCCAACGAGGAGGCGGTGCGCCTCTCGGGCGTGAACACCGATTTCTGGAAGATGTCCGTCTATGCGCTGGCCGGCTCGATCTGCGGCATTGCCGGCATCCTGATCGCCTCACGGCTCAATTCCGCCCAGCCGGCGCTGGGCCTCGGCTACGAACTGGAAGCCATCGCGGCGGTCGTGATCGGGGGCACGTCGCTCAGCGGCGGGCGCGGCACAGTGCTCGGCACCCTCATCGGGGCCCTGATCATGGCCGTCCTGACCAACGGGCTGCGGGTGCTCTCCGTCGCCCAGGAATGGCAGACGGTGGTCACCGGCGCAATCATCATCCTGGCCGTCTATGCGGACATGGTGCGCAAGCGCAAGGCCTGA